A window of Rhabdothermincola salaria contains these coding sequences:
- a CDS encoding PilZ domain-containing protein: MTVAFEADVGSFERRIGRRIDVRPEIPVAVGGPDGASPPERATMVDVSVTGAGLEGPESLSMSPGTAARLDIEGRVSAVRVARATATDQPGVIHYGVEFTTLHPDVRELVNDLVGEGRPGENAWYNAI, encoded by the coding sequence ATGACGGTTGCCTTCGAAGCGGATGTCGGGTCCTTCGAGCGACGGATCGGGCGGCGCATCGACGTCCGCCCCGAGATCCCGGTTGCCGTGGGCGGGCCTGATGGCGCGTCGCCACCGGAGCGGGCGACCATGGTCGACGTCTCGGTCACCGGCGCCGGCCTCGAGGGCCCCGAGTCGTTGTCCATGAGCCCCGGCACCGCGGCTCGCCTCGACATCGAGGGCCGTGTGTCGGCCGTGCGGGTGGCGCGGGCCACCGCCACGGATCAGCCGGGCGTGATCCACTACGGGGTCGAGTTCACCACCCTCCATCCCGACGTGCGCGAGCTGGTCAACGACCTCGTGGGCGAGGGCCGACCCGGCGAGAACGCCTGGTACAACGCCATCTGA
- the hrpA gene encoding ATP-dependent RNA helicase HrpA has product MPDPAPRPRRRRPARRGRGSGAPLTPAAIERRRAAVPEVRYPEDLPVSQRRQDLADAIRDHQVVIVAGETGSGKTTQLPKICLELGRGVTGMIGHTQPRRLAARSVAARIAEELGVELGGAVGYAVRFTDQVSDSTLVKLMTDGILLNELQRDRELLAYDTIIVDEAHERSLNIDFILGYLAQLLPRRPDLKVIITSATIDPERFSEHFGGAPIIEVSGRTYPVEVRYRPYQVPPPKEAPAPPSSRPAGRRSRGPGGGGQGRRAPRRGGADVDQIDAIIDAVHELRREPEGDILVFLSGEREIRDAAEALRALDLPGTDVLALYGRLSSAEQHRVFEAHRGRRIVLATNVAETSITVPGIRYVIDTGLARISRFSTRQKVQRLPIEPVSQASAAQRAGRCGRVADGICIRLYAEEDFEDRPAFTEPEMLRTNLASVILQMTAIGLGDIEAFPFVDPPDRRAVADGVRLLEELGALAPDTDGPNRRLTDVGRAMARLPVDPRFARMIVEADRRGCLRELLVITAGLSIPDVRERPSDDAAEADALHARFADPTSDFLALVDLWRYLRDQQRSLSSSAFRRRCRQEHLNFLRVREWEDVHSQLRQVVASLDMAQNASPADTEQVHRSILSGLLSHVGQRDGESREYVGARHTRFAVFPGSALARKPPAWVMAAELVETSRLFARTVARIDPDWIEELAGDLVKRHHHEPHWSRKRAAAMVHERVTLYGLPIVEDRVVPLARIDAEQAHELFVRHALVGGDWPGRPGFVDENRALLAEVEELEHRFRRTDLVADEDDLDDAYRARVPPSVVSARHFDKWWKTTRRTDPDLFAFTLEDLVGDATDTLDEEAFPARWRQRDLELAMSYRFEPGTADDGAAVHIPLVVLNQVRAEGFDRLVPGLREELVTSLLRTLPKHLRKEVAPLPERARAVVATLAAAEPDGPLSGCAPLTTVIAEHLRHEVGAAVRPADLDPGALPPHLRMIFLVEDDDGTVLGQGRDLAALQAALAEPVRRALGDAAGDLERHGLTTWEVGDLPRRIDREVGAHRVQAFPALVDEGDTVGVALFDDPVAQGRAMWAGTRRLLALATVVARRRVESGLGNQQRLALASNPYPRGFDALVADAHTTVLDALLRERGGPGWTAHEYESLRLRAVDEVPGRLRQLLATTARVLALGRVVGRRLEALAGVPGVAAAVGDMEGQLEGLVYEGFMAATGPDRMADVERYLRAMVVRLDKLADGVTRDGTHMASVHRVVQRYAAVLDRVPPGGPLDAELEELGWAIEELRVSLFAQSLGTAGPISEKRVLRALADVERRDEGGQG; this is encoded by the coding sequence ATGCCCGACCCTGCCCCCCGTCCCCGCCGACGTCGCCCGGCCCGGCGGGGACGTGGTTCCGGCGCCCCCCTTACCCCGGCCGCGATCGAGCGGCGTCGGGCGGCGGTGCCCGAGGTCCGCTACCCCGAGGACCTGCCGGTCTCGCAACGGCGCCAGGACCTCGCCGATGCCATCCGCGACCACCAGGTGGTGATCGTGGCCGGGGAGACCGGCTCCGGCAAGACCACCCAGCTACCCAAGATCTGCCTCGAGCTCGGGCGGGGAGTGACGGGCATGATCGGGCACACCCAGCCCCGCCGCCTGGCGGCGCGCAGCGTGGCCGCCCGCATCGCCGAGGAGCTCGGCGTCGAGCTCGGCGGCGCCGTCGGCTACGCCGTGCGCTTCACCGACCAGGTGTCGGACTCGACGCTGGTGAAGCTGATGACCGACGGCATCCTGCTCAACGAGCTCCAGCGCGACCGCGAGCTGCTGGCCTACGACACGATCATCGTCGACGAGGCCCACGAGCGCAGCCTGAACATCGACTTCATCCTCGGCTACCTGGCCCAGCTGCTGCCCCGCCGCCCGGATCTCAAGGTCATCATCACCTCGGCCACCATCGATCCGGAGCGCTTCTCGGAGCACTTCGGCGGCGCCCCCATCATCGAGGTCTCCGGCCGCACCTATCCCGTCGAGGTCCGCTACCGGCCCTACCAGGTCCCACCCCCGAAGGAGGCGCCGGCGCCTCCTTCGTCTCGGCCGGCGGGGCGCCGCAGCCGGGGGCCCGGCGGTGGGGGCCAGGGCCGTCGAGCTCCCCGACGGGGCGGTGCCGACGTCGACCAGATCGACGCCATCATCGACGCCGTCCATGAACTGCGACGCGAACCCGAAGGCGACATCTTGGTCTTCCTCTCGGGCGAGCGCGAGATCCGCGACGCGGCCGAGGCCCTACGGGCGTTGGACCTGCCCGGCACTGACGTCCTCGCCCTCTACGGCCGCTTGTCCAGCGCCGAGCAGCACCGGGTGTTCGAGGCGCATCGCGGACGCCGCATCGTGCTGGCCACCAACGTGGCCGAGACCTCGATCACCGTGCCCGGCATCCGTTACGTCATCGACACCGGCCTGGCCCGCATCTCCCGGTTCAGCACGCGCCAGAAGGTGCAGCGCCTGCCCATCGAGCCCGTCTCGCAGGCCTCGGCCGCCCAGCGCGCCGGCCGGTGCGGGCGAGTGGCCGACGGCATCTGCATCCGCCTCTACGCCGAGGAGGACTTCGAGGACCGTCCGGCGTTCACCGAGCCGGAGATGCTGCGCACGAACCTGGCGTCGGTCATCTTGCAGATGACCGCGATCGGACTGGGCGACATCGAGGCCTTCCCGTTCGTCGATCCCCCGGACCGGCGAGCGGTCGCCGACGGCGTGCGCCTCCTGGAGGAGCTGGGCGCCCTGGCCCCCGACACCGACGGGCCGAACCGGCGCCTGACCGACGTGGGCCGGGCGATGGCCCGACTCCCGGTCGACCCCCGTTTCGCCCGCATGATCGTGGAAGCCGACCGCCGGGGCTGCCTCCGCGAGCTGCTGGTCATCACCGCCGGGCTGTCCATCCCCGACGTGCGCGAGCGGCCCAGCGACGACGCCGCCGAGGCCGATGCGCTCCACGCCCGCTTCGCCGATCCCACGTCGGACTTCCTCGCCCTGGTCGACCTGTGGCGCTACCTGCGTGACCAGCAGCGCTCGCTCTCTTCCAGCGCCTTTCGCCGCCGGTGCCGTCAGGAGCACCTCAACTTCCTGCGGGTGCGCGAGTGGGAGGACGTGCACAGCCAGCTCCGTCAGGTGGTGGCCTCGCTCGACATGGCCCAGAACGCCTCACCCGCCGACACCGAGCAGGTCCACCGGTCCATCCTCTCGGGGCTGTTGAGCCACGTCGGCCAGCGCGACGGCGAGTCCCGCGAGTACGTGGGGGCCCGCCACACCCGCTTCGCCGTGTTCCCCGGCTCGGCCCTGGCCCGCAAGCCACCGGCGTGGGTGATGGCGGCCGAGCTCGTCGAGACGTCGCGGCTGTTCGCTCGCACCGTGGCCCGCATCGACCCGGACTGGATCGAGGAGCTCGCCGGGGACCTGGTCAAGCGGCACCACCACGAGCCGCACTGGTCGCGAAAGCGAGCGGCCGCCATGGTCCACGAGCGGGTCACCCTCTACGGTCTCCCGATCGTCGAGGACCGGGTCGTGCCCCTCGCTCGCATCGATGCCGAGCAGGCCCACGAGCTGTTCGTCCGCCACGCCCTCGTCGGAGGCGACTGGCCCGGCCGACCGGGGTTCGTCGACGAGAACCGGGCTCTCCTCGCCGAGGTGGAGGAGCTCGAGCACCGCTTCCGCCGCACCGACCTGGTCGCCGACGAGGACGACCTCGACGACGCCTACCGGGCTCGGGTCCCGCCGTCGGTCGTGTCGGCCCGTCACTTCGACAAGTGGTGGAAGACCACCCGTCGCACCGACCCCGACCTCTTCGCCTTCACGCTCGAGGACCTCGTCGGCGACGCCACCGACACGCTCGACGAGGAGGCCTTCCCGGCCCGGTGGCGCCAGCGCGACCTCGAGCTGGCCATGTCCTACCGGTTCGAACCGGGCACCGCCGACGACGGTGCCGCCGTGCACATCCCGCTGGTGGTGCTCAACCAGGTGCGCGCCGAGGGGTTCGATCGCCTGGTGCCGGGCCTGCGCGAGGAGCTGGTGACGTCGCTGCTGCGCACGCTGCCCAAGCACCTGCGCAAGGAGGTGGCGCCGCTCCCGGAGCGGGCCCGGGCCGTCGTCGCCACGCTGGCCGCCGCCGAGCCGGACGGACCCTTGTCGGGGTGTGCGCCGCTGACCACGGTGATCGCCGAGCACCTGCGCCACGAGGTGGGGGCGGCGGTGCGTCCGGCGGACCTCGATCCCGGGGCGCTGCCCCCGCACCTGCGCATGATCTTCCTGGTCGAGGACGACGACGGCACGGTCCTCGGGCAGGGCCGTGACCTGGCCGCGCTGCAGGCCGCGCTGGCCGAGCCCGTGCGCCGCGCGCTCGGGGACGCGGCGGGTGACCTGGAACGCCACGGGCTCACCACCTGGGAGGTGGGGGACCTCCCCCGACGGATCGACAGGGAGGTGGGTGCCCACCGAGTACAGGCCTTCCCGGCGCTGGTGGACGAGGGCGACACCGTCGGGGTGGCGTTGTTCGACGACCCGGTGGCCCAGGGTCGGGCCATGTGGGCCGGTACCCGCCGCCTGCTCGCCCTGGCCACCGTCGTCGCCCGTCGGCGGGTGGAGTCCGGGCTCGGCAACCAGCAGCGTCTCGCGCTGGCGAGCAACCCCTACCCCCGTGGGTTCGATGCGCTCGTCGCCGATGCCCACACCACCGTCCTCGATGCCCTGCTCCGAGAGCGGGGTGGGCCGGGGTGGACGGCGCACGAGTACGAGTCCCTCCGGCTCCGAGCCGTCGACGAGGTCCCCGGCCGACTGCGGCAGCTGCTGGCCACCACCGCCCGGGTCCTGGCCCTCGGCCGGGTGGTCGGCCGTCGTCTGGAGGCCCTGGCCGGGGTGCCCGGCGTGGCCGCGGCCGTGGGCGACATGGAAGGCCAGCTCGAGGGGCTCGTGTACGAGGGCTTCATGGCCGCCACCGGGCCCGATCGCATGGCGGACGTCGAGCGCTACCTGCGGGCCATGGTGGTCCGTCTCGACAAGCTGGCCGATGGCGTGACCAGGGACGGGACCCACATGGCGTCGGTGCACCGGGTGGTGCAGCGCTACGCGGCCGTGCTCGATCGGGTGCCCCCCGGTGGACCCCTCGATGCGGAGCTCGAGGAGCTCGGCTGGGCGATCGAGGAGCTGCGCGTGAGTCTCTTCGCCCAGTCCCTCGGCACGGCCGGGCCGATATCGGAGAAGCGGGTGCTGCGGGCCCTCGCCGACGTGGAGCGCCGCGACGAGGGTGGACAGGGATAG
- a CDS encoding DUF1622 domain-containing protein, translating into MEFKEVIEWIGLAIEAVGVAIICVGVVGALLVGGRRVLAGTHGGLYVQVRRQVGRAILLGLEVLVAGDIIRTVATDPTFTSVGVLAIIVAIRTFLSFTLEMEVTGRWPWQSAGSDDAGPSRETSPSTAS; encoded by the coding sequence ATGGAGTTCAAGGAGGTCATCGAGTGGATCGGCCTGGCCATCGAGGCGGTGGGCGTCGCCATCATCTGCGTCGGCGTGGTGGGCGCGCTCCTCGTCGGCGGCCGGCGGGTGCTGGCCGGGACGCACGGCGGCCTCTACGTGCAGGTCCGACGCCAGGTCGGACGGGCCATCCTTCTGGGACTCGAGGTCCTCGTCGCCGGCGACATCATCCGCACGGTGGCCACCGATCCGACCTTCACGTCGGTGGGCGTGCTGGCCATCATCGTCGCCATCCGCACCTTCTTGTCGTTCACCCTCGAGATGGAGGTCACGGGCCGCTGGCCGTGGCAGAGCGCCGGGAGCGACGATGCCGGACCGTCCCGCGAGACCTCCCCGTCGACCGCGTCGTGA
- a CDS encoding glutathione S-transferase family protein yields the protein MTSNDQGAYVEDEFNRDMHYIPTRITADGRDGYPVEPDRYRLVVARACPWANRAIIVRRLLGLEPVLSMGICGPTHDARSWTFDLDPDGVDPVLGIPRLQDAYFARYADYPRGITVPAIVEVDSGQVVTNDYPQLTLDLSTEWSEHHRDGAPDLYPEALRDEMDEVMELVFHDVNNGVYKCGFSGSQRAYERNYEKLFDRLDWLSERLEVQRYLMGDTITEADVRLFTTLARFDAVYHGHFKCNRSKLSEMPVLWAYTRDLFQTPGFGDTIDFDHIKRHYYEVHRDINPTGVVPAGPDLANWLEPHGRDDLGGRPFGDGTPPGPVAPGEEVPDDHTPRG from the coding sequence ATGACCAGCAACGACCAGGGCGCCTACGTCGAGGACGAGTTCAACCGGGACATGCACTACATCCCGACCCGCATCACCGCCGACGGACGCGACGGCTACCCGGTGGAGCCCGATCGCTACCGCCTGGTCGTCGCCCGGGCCTGCCCCTGGGCCAACCGGGCGATCATCGTGCGCCGCCTGCTCGGCCTCGAACCGGTGCTCTCCATGGGCATCTGCGGACCCACCCACGACGCCCGCAGCTGGACCTTCGACCTCGACCCCGACGGCGTCGACCCGGTGCTCGGGATCCCTCGGCTCCAGGACGCCTACTTCGCCCGCTACGCCGACTACCCGCGTGGCATCACGGTGCCGGCGATCGTCGAGGTCGACTCCGGGCAGGTGGTCACCAACGACTACCCCCAGCTCACCCTCGACCTCTCCACCGAGTGGAGCGAACACCACCGCGACGGAGCCCCGGACCTCTACCCCGAAGCCCTCCGCGACGAGATGGACGAGGTCATGGAGCTGGTGTTCCACGACGTCAACAACGGCGTCTACAAGTGCGGCTTCAGCGGGTCGCAGCGGGCCTACGAGCGCAACTACGAGAAGCTCTTCGACCGCCTCGACTGGCTGTCGGAACGCCTCGAGGTCCAGCGCTACCTGATGGGCGACACCATCACCGAGGCCGACGTCCGCCTCTTCACCACCCTCGCCCGCTTCGACGCCGTGTACCACGGGCACTTCAAGTGCAACCGTTCCAAGCTGAGCGAGATGCCGGTGCTGTGGGCCTACACCCGCGACCTGTTCCAGACCCCCGGCTTCGGCGACACCATCGACTTCGACCACATCAAGCGCCACTACTACGAGGTCCATCGCGACATCAACCCGACCGGGGTGGTGCCGGCGGGCCCGGACCTGGCCAACTGGCTCGAGCCCCACGGACGGGATGACCTGGGCGGTCGACCCTTCGGCGACGGCACCCCACCCGGCCCGGTGGCGCCCGGCGAAGAGGTGCCCGACGACCACACGCCGAGGGGCTGA
- a CDS encoding 3-oxoacyl-ACP synthase III gives MAPPSAFTRAHIWSVAHAEAPEVVTSDWIDEQLAETYERVGVRPGLLTSVAGIEARRWWPEDVTFDQAAAIAGQKAIDAAGVDPHEIDMLISTSVCKHHLEPSVACAVHHQLDLPATCANFDLGNACLGFVNAMTLAATAIEGGRARTVLIVDGEGSRHTQRTTIERLQADSTTLTDVFDQFASLTLGSGAAAMVMGPPREGSHAFLGGVTRAATEHHDLCVGDLDQMRTDTAALLVGGLDLARETLDAALAEGWAWLDCDRYVMHQVSSVHTSKLCELLGIDPDKVPLTYPEFGNIGPAAVPYTLSTVADDLSPGDRVLLMGIGSGLNCSVVELVW, from the coding sequence GTGGCTCCCCCCTCCGCCTTCACGCGCGCCCACATCTGGTCGGTCGCCCATGCCGAAGCTCCCGAGGTCGTGACCTCGGACTGGATCGACGAGCAGCTTGCCGAGACCTACGAACGGGTGGGGGTCCGCCCGGGACTGCTGACCTCGGTGGCCGGCATCGAGGCCCGGAGGTGGTGGCCCGAGGACGTCACCTTCGACCAGGCTGCGGCCATCGCCGGCCAGAAGGCCATCGACGCCGCCGGCGTCGACCCCCACGAGATCGACATGTTGATCTCCACGTCGGTCTGCAAGCACCACCTCGAGCCCTCCGTAGCCTGTGCCGTGCACCACCAGCTCGACCTGCCGGCCACCTGCGCCAACTTCGACCTCGGCAACGCCTGCCTCGGGTTCGTGAACGCCATGACCCTGGCCGCCACCGCGATCGAGGGGGGCCGGGCCCGCACCGTGCTCATCGTCGACGGCGAGGGCAGCCGCCACACCCAGCGCACCACCATCGAACGGCTTCAGGCCGACTCCACGACCCTCACCGACGTGTTCGACCAGTTCGCCTCGCTCACCCTCGGCTCGGGAGCGGCCGCCATGGTCATGGGCCCGCCTCGCGAGGGCAGCCACGCCTTCCTGGGCGGGGTGACCCGGGCCGCCACCGAGCACCACGACCTGTGCGTCGGCGACCTCGACCAGATGCGCACCGACACCGCGGCGCTCCTGGTGGGTGGGCTCGACCTGGCCAGAGAGACCCTCGACGCCGCCCTCGCCGAGGGCTGGGCGTGGCTCGACTGCGACCGCTACGTGATGCACCAGGTCTCCTCCGTGCACACCTCCAAGCTCTGCGAGCTGCTCGGCATCGACCCCGACAAGGTGCCCCTCACCTATCCGGAGTTCGGCAACATCGGCCCGGCGGCGGTCCCCTACACGCTCTCCACCGTCGCCGACGACCTCTCACCCGGCGATCGGGTGCTGCTGATGGGCATCGGATCCGGCCTCAACTGCTCGGTCGTCGAGCTGGTCTGGTAG
- a CDS encoding NAD(P)H-dependent flavin oxidoreductase, with translation MFRNRITELTGAEVPILQAPMGYISRAQLASAVANAGAIGMIETSSGDLDAVREEIRKMPTLAPDRPFAVNIAQAFVRDPSIVDFVVEQGVRFVTTSAGDPNRYTAQLKAAGLTVFHVVPTLRAALKAVDAGVDGLVVEGAEGGGFKNPRDVSTMVLLPLVASRVEVPIIAAGGIIDGATMAAAFALGAEGVQMGTRMVASAESPIHDNWKQAIVGAAETDTVLLNRHQAPAVRVLRTEVSERYEFDTDRNAMEAMARHMDLYFGGDLGAGLAFSGQVAGRIDAVRPVADVIAECAHDCLEVIHELGHRYPLDAHPVG, from the coding sequence ATGTTCCGGAACCGCATCACCGAGCTCACCGGGGCCGAGGTCCCGATCCTGCAGGCCCCCATGGGCTACATCTCGCGCGCCCAGCTCGCCTCGGCGGTGGCCAACGCCGGCGCCATCGGCATGATCGAGACCTCGTCGGGCGACCTCGATGCCGTTCGCGAGGAGATCCGCAAGATGCCAACCCTGGCGCCGGACCGGCCCTTCGCCGTGAACATCGCCCAGGCCTTCGTCCGGGACCCCTCCATCGTCGACTTCGTCGTCGAGCAGGGCGTCCGGTTCGTCACCACCTCCGCCGGCGACCCCAACCGCTACACCGCCCAGCTCAAGGCCGCCGGCCTCACCGTGTTCCACGTGGTGCCCACCCTGCGAGCGGCGCTGAAGGCCGTCGACGCAGGTGTCGACGGCCTCGTCGTCGAGGGTGCCGAAGGCGGCGGCTTCAAGAACCCGCGCGACGTCTCCACCATGGTCCTGCTGCCCCTGGTGGCCTCACGCGTGGAGGTGCCGATCATCGCCGCCGGGGGGATCATCGACGGGGCCACCATGGCGGCTGCGTTCGCGCTCGGGGCCGAGGGCGTGCAGATGGGCACCCGCATGGTGGCCTCGGCGGAGTCGCCCATCCACGACAACTGGAAGCAGGCCATCGTCGGGGCCGCCGAGACCGACACGGTGCTGCTCAACCGCCACCAGGCGCCGGCCGTGCGGGTGCTGCGCACGGAGGTCTCCGAGCGCTACGAGTTCGACACCGACCGCAACGCCATGGAGGCCATGGCCCGCCACATGGACCTCTACTTCGGCGGCGACCTCGGTGCCGGTCTGGCCTTCAGCGGGCAGGTGGCGGGTCGCATCGACGCGGTGCGCCCCGTGGCCGACGTCATCGCCGAGTGCGCCCACGACTGCCTGGAGGTCATCCACGAGCTGGGCCACCGCTACCCCCTCGACGCCCACCCGGTGGGCTGA
- a CDS encoding carboxymuconolactone decarboxylase family protein, whose amino-acid sequence MPTIDIPEGVDPMAYVFGQASPEIGAAAGGFSGATYAASRLPLREFEAARYRIAQINDCQICLSWRSQRDDQGPVGEDLYASVEQWRSAPDLSDRERLAAEYAERYALDHRNLDAEFWTRMRSAYSDDEIVELSLCMAQWLGLGRLNQVLGIDVACTI is encoded by the coding sequence ATGCCGACCATCGACATTCCTGAAGGCGTCGACCCGATGGCCTACGTCTTCGGACAGGCCTCACCGGAGATCGGTGCCGCAGCCGGCGGGTTCTCCGGCGCGACCTACGCCGCCAGCCGCCTGCCGCTGCGCGAGTTCGAGGCCGCCCGGTACCGCATCGCCCAGATCAACGACTGCCAGATCTGCCTCAGCTGGCGCAGCCAGCGCGACGACCAGGGCCCGGTCGGCGAGGACCTCTACGCCTCGGTCGAGCAGTGGCGCTCGGCGCCGGACCTCTCCGACCGCGAGCGCCTGGCCGCCGAGTACGCCGAGCGCTACGCCCTCGACCACCGCAACCTCGACGCCGAGTTCTGGACCCGCATGCGGTCGGCCTACTCCGACGACGAGATCGTCGAGCTGAGCCTCTGCATGGCCCAGTGGCTCGGCCTGGGTCGCCTCAACCAGGTCCTCGGCATCGACGTGGCCTGCACCATCTGA